Within the Telopea speciosissima isolate NSW1024214 ecotype Mountain lineage chromosome 4, Tspe_v1, whole genome shotgun sequence genome, the region GTGAAGATATTGAAAGGagtctttttcttctcttgccgTGTGAACATCCAGGCAGCTTGTCGGATGATATTGAAAAAAAAGTTTTGGATGCCTTCTTCATAGTTGACAAATTATGTCCGGTTGGGCAGGTTgcaagttctttttcccttgaagAACAATAAAGAGAAGGTTTTCTGTCCTAAATCATGAGAGAGTATTTGTTTATCAAAATCTAAGGAGGTTTGGGTCTTAGGTACATGAAAAAGCCTGATCAGCTGTAGATTTTGGTACTCTTGTCAAAGTATTTTCCAATCCCTACCCTTTTGGAAGtgagaaaacaaaaatctgCATCATGGGTTTGGAGAAGCATAGAAAGACTCCTACCTAAAAGAGTTGGGTTTGTTGGTCAATTGGTACATGTGAGAAGGTGAATATCCGGAAGGATATATGGAATCTAAAGTTGGAATCATTCTGAATCTCACTTAGAGTGTTAATCATAGAGATTTGttctgcagaggattttaattcctCTTGGTAGTGGGTGTTGGAACATTCCTTTACTGTCCACATTGTTCCGTAGGGGGATTGCTGATCTTGTCACATCTATCAAACTTCCTATCACCATGAATCCTACTAGATTAGTTTGTGCTTTCTTGCTAACCACTAAGAATGCTTACATTCAGGTGGCCCAACCAAGTTTTTTGACAATGATGATTTCCAATCGGGATAAATTTGGAAGCTTTCTTTAATGCCCAAAATTCTTCTATCTTCCTTTGGATATGCTTAATGGTATCCTATTGATGCAGTGAGTGCGTTCCATGGTCTCGAATGACAGGGGAGTTTGAGTTTAGTCCTACATTGATTGAGTACTCTACAACTATTGGGTTTATGACTTGGTTTTTGGATTGGGTATTCTTGATTAGATTCATCAAAAGTATCAACATGCGTGAGATGATACAAGCTAGTTCTGATGtttctgtttcaaaaaaaaaaaagaaaaagaaaaagaaaaagaaaaatataagcaGAATGATAGAACTGAGAATTGTTCTTCAGCCAAATTCTCCAATTCTAAAGGCACACAAGAGAGCAATTCTGGAGCATTCGATAATTTCAATTCTTCACAATTTATGCGCTAAAGGTTTCAAAGATTATATTGCACATGCTTTATCAAAGTCATACATGTCATTAAATGGTTAAAACACAAGAAACAAGAGCAAACGAAGGAAATGAGATTTTCCTTGCTTTTTCTTACAAAATTTGATTAGTGAGATGGATTCATGGTACTCCATTACATTGACCAAATCCTTTTCTATGCATATATATCTCTCCCATGCAGGAAAGGAGTATAACCTTGTGAGAGGACGGGTGCCTAGAGCAACCGGTTGGGGGTTGGTGTAGTTGAGCCAGtgcgaccaagtagagttcTCTTTCCCAGAGGTAAAGtgcgaccaagtagagttcTCTTTCCCAGAGGTAATTTATTGAAATACCCATTTTACCTTAAAAGTTTCCCTTGAGGGCTCCCGCCTTCCGAACCCTTAACAGTCCTTTTGAATCCGCCCACTAACGCAAGCGACAAAATACAAGATATGATATCCTCAACATTTTCAAACACATCAAAGCATCATTGCCGAAAGCTTAAAATGCTAATAAGGGGGGGTCTGTTCATGTACATTAGAGATATTGCATGTAAAGCCAAGTTCCTGAATTCCCTTCTGTCAAATAAACTAAGACAATTTCAAACCGCTTTATCCCTGTTCGAACGCCTTGCCCGAATGGGGGTAAGACGATCATTTACTGTCTTGCTGTGTCTTGATAGTAGGgtcttgccgggcagctcggcaatagaggatccaaattgtgacaTGACAAGGGTCAAGGGGGTCGCATTACCATATTAATGGTCAGTGTGGTATTGTGGATCAACTATATATCAAAGTGGATTCCAATACGGCAATACCATGAATGGCTTGACTCACTTAATTTACTCGATCAAgcaaaacccactcacataaATGGTATCAACTCTATCTATTTTGGTTGTCTTCTAATCTTAGATTGTGAACAAAACACGGCGCTTGGTTTCAGGGCTCCTTCCCCTATGAAGTATGAGTGTATGAAcacaaggaaagaaaagactTCATGCTCCTCCACACATAATAGTGCTTCTGAAAATAAAGGTTATCCAGATAATGCCAAATGATCAAGGCAATTACGTCACACTACATCAACAAAAAGTTGCAAACACAAATCACCattcattaattaattagaaaatCATTCTAATCTTCTCTAGAGTCTAGACTGATTAGCTATATTTAAATATCGagctttaatttaattaatgaaagcTCACTATTGCATGAATGCAGTTTAATTAATTAGGAAATGTTTCTCTAATTAACTAAAGTTTTGATTGAAAATtaaccaaaaagaaatttcataATCATCCATGCAATATTGCAACCTAAGTGAGAAACATAAAACTGGCAAAGCTAGCTAGCTCCACAGTACAGGTGCCATTGTTTATGAAGCAGGGAAGGTTCCTTCCTTAACAAAAGtttaagtttaatttttttttttttttgtggagacaggaggggtatccgactttaggccgaatAAATCCCCCTCTGgactcgtacatgacccccgcgcCACGCACCAACcaggagcttctgggccctagtgagcctcaggcggatggccccaagaaattatgcagcgacGAAGGTTTGATCATGAGACCTTGCTTCCTGAGGCGAAATCTCATGTCCCCTCTAATCCAGCTGCACTAACCCATTGGGGTTAGTTTAAGTTTAATTTCTGACTATATATACCCAATAGTTATATAGAATACTGCCACCAGTTCAGCTTAATTATGGGTAGTTAATTAGTTGATCGGATGTGAAGAAGACCTGCATTAAGGGAACCTGTTCAGTATATACCACTTTATTACAAAGACACTACAGAGATATGAATAGTTTAATTACCTTAATTAGTTAGTGGCTTTCTCTTTATTCTCCACCATTGTCCTTTCAGTGGTGTATTTGGTGGGTTGTCTTTGTCTTTAAGGATAATTGAGAGCACTACCTATCTCCAAACCTATTTTATGCCTACCAATATTATCTCCAAACAAAGCTTTATTAAGACTTAAACAAAACTGATCCTTAACTCTCTTAGTTTCCTTGATCTCTAATTCATTTTTTGTACTTAAAAGTAgataaagattcaaaatatagCTATTCACCATTTTAACAGATATACCTGCCTTAGTATAACTTCTCTTGGGAGTCTGGGAGATCGAGTAACTCTTTTTAACTCATTTGGATGACTAAACCAACTAATTAACCTTGCAGAGCTTAATTACAGCctaacatatgttaattttcctAGCTTGTCAAGGAAATCTACCATCTTTGGTTAATTAATTGATTCAATTGTAGATCCTGACCCAATGTATAAAAATGCATGGCATGTCTCGGGTTTCGTGATTGAGGAGCGATCTTCTATGTTGTAAATCTCCATCTCAAAAGAtcaatatgatgaaaagagggTATTAAGAAAGAGGATTTTCTCATTCACAATCGATGTATGTATGTGTGATTAACACTTCCCTCACGTGTAGGTGGGTCGGAACAAAATTTAAAAGGAAGTAGAACGTaacatgctctgataccatgtaaatcttCAATCATTTCAAAAGACTGATCTGAGGAACGAAGGGCATCCACAAGTATATATATTAGGAAAGGGATTTCTTAATCACGTAGAATCGATATGGGATTAACATGTGTAACACCCAAATGATTAAATCAGTCAATGATAGCTAATTAAGCTGATTTTATGAAGATAAAGACCATTTGGGAGGGCAAGTAAATGGAGCTTTGGGGTAAACTTTGGAGAGAGTCATTAGTCATACCTAATAATGCTGTTAAAGTGCtttgaacaatttaattaattatttccACCCACTAACTCTTAAGACTTAGTgctcaaacaaaagaaaagtggTCTCTTCACCTTtccatttttgaattttaatctGTAAAGCATATTGATTGAGTAGTTTATAATAATAGAATATCATTTTCCAATTCTCTCTCTAGAAGTTAAGACAGACTGCATTGCATGCCTCTCTCTTATGTGAATCCTATGTACTTTGAAATATAGAAATAGCTAGGGCACCTTTTCTTTTGCTCCATACTCTCTTTGAATGAAACCATCAAACTAGACAGAGATAACCAGAGTTGCTTAGCATTATGGGTCTTCTCATTGTTCTCAAGAAGATTagtctcctcttccttctcatCTCTGCATCTCTTCTTTCAACTTCATTTGCAGGTGGGTTTATGTGAATCTATTGCAACTAGGTATTGCATGAACTGATGATATTTTATCACCTCTGCTTCTACTGCTtaactgaaaatcaaaatttggaAGAATTCTAAATCTCATCTTAATTAATTGTTCTGCTCATAAAATCTAATATGGAGAGTTTATTTACTTCTCAATATTAGCTCAAGAGCTAGAGTGGCCTGGAGACAGCAATTGTTTTCTaagttgaaaatttcttttcttttcattaagtTGTACTACCTACCATgtcaaaacagaatttgaagTTGATACAAGTACTCCAAGTACTAAGtgatgagttttttttataaactaATACAAGTTAGTAACATATATAGAATGTTTTCCCATGtttaagaaaattttaagaaatCTTCATATGCTCTCATgcttaatttgaaattgataCAAGTACTCCAAGTACTAAGtgatgagttttttttataaactaATACAAGTTAGTAACATATATAGAATGTTTTCCCATGtttaagaaaattttaagaaatCTTCATATGCTCTCAtgcttaatttgaaatttgaataggCCTTAAGAGTGTgatattttgatgtttttgtAATTAAGCTAAAATTTTCTATTATTCTAAACTTAGTATAAGCAAGTATACGTGTTAATTTCTTTCGTTCGGCAAAATCACTTTTGCAGGTAGGCAATGGACATCCATGGATAATCCTGCGGTTGAAACTACTAATAAGGTATCTTCATAGGTTTATTACAGGAACCTTAACATGGATGACCACAGTGTTGGAGAATCCAACGTCCGCCCAGACCCCGGCTTGGGCGGAGCGATGTGcactggctggtgtgcaataaagaaataaagttgAACCTTCCCTCACAAGACGTCTTTTGAGGGATTGACAAGCGCTTGATCCTACACACAGTTGGTTTGATCTCTAACTAGTTCATTAAAGGAGGAACTAATAAGAAAACCAAATTATAACCATTTATATATAGTACATATATGTgttctttattaattaattgCCCTTTAACTTTGTTAATATAAATATGGTTTTATTATCCTTTGATGTTAGGAAACAACAAGGAAGTCATTGAACAGAGATGATGAAGCAATATTAACTGAAGTTCATGAGAGGCTTCTTGGAGTGAATGCAAAAGACTATGGAACTTACAATCCTTCTCCAACCTTTGTGAAGCCTCCTTTCAAACTCATTCCCAATTGAAGATGGAATCCTTGAAGCTGCTGCTCCCCTGCTGCATAATAGTACTGTCTAGTTAGTAGATTATACTTAGCTgccaatacatatatatatactaagTTTCGAAATCTATTATGAGTGTAATACAGTTtttatatcatcatcatcatcatatatatatatatatatatatatatatatataaacaggTCTAGAATATGTCTTAATTAGTAGTAATTAAATGAAATCTATGCATGTGTCCTCTGGTATATCTACTGATGAGGGATACATTATTAGCAGACTATAATGTACATCTTATGCCTAATAATACCCAAACTACATGTTTTAATAAGGTTTTAATCTTGGCTTGTGGTTTGATTTTAACTCTCATTAATTTCCCATTATCTTTAAGTTAATGAATTATTGATGTTGAGTTGTTTCCTTTATTAGTGATTGTTGTTGATATTTTGAATTTCTTTACCTTCCTCATGATAttatttaggttgtgtttggtatgcattaatTGTCCGAATAGATTCTAGTTCTAAAAGGCATTTTGAAACgaggaaatagaaaagaattgGGTTTCAGAATccacttttatttttctcataaccctaaaattatataaaattgcTATTAAACCATAATCAGATATGCTGCAATTGTGCCTATTTAGAGTCCCCCATGACCTTGGGTCGAAGGAGAGAACTATTCTATGCCAGGACTGggtaaatgggttttttttttttttttttcttattcttatcaGATCCTAGAGGGCCCATAGACTAGTAGGGGTGACAGCCCAAGAGAGCGGCCAAGGCGGTGTCCCAACTCCaagaggagaggacgaccctGGTGGAGAGGGGAGGTGAAATAAGGCTAGGGTAAGGGGAGAGTAGAACTAGTTACCTCTCCCTTGGATCTAGGTCAACACCCTACTGCACTGGCAGTCACCACCACACCAATTTGCTATATGGTCATTGGCCCTCCCGCCCTATATTTATATGTTATGAATGCATAATCTCTTCATCCCAGGTGATTTGATGTTTGAACATCATTCACTTCCACCCCTATTGTTAAAGGCTCTAAATACTATTTCTCAGTTCAATCAAAAGGTTAGATCCCGTAAATTGAGAGTTTCTCTATTcactatgggtggaggaaattttttcaaaaaaaccaaaaaactttAACTCATAATAAAATTACCACTCACGCTTGTAATTCCCCTAAAACTTCACATGTGCCCTACAGTCCTTGAAACTCTAATATAAGCTCACAGGAATCTTCAGCCCATATCTCCAAGAGTTAAAACAAGATTTTTCAAGCCGATATGTGGGCCATACCTCCAAAAGTATgtggacgaaattttgctgctagcTTCCCGGGTTAACAGCCACAGAAATGGAATCTAAGaagatattttgaaaaatactaaaacttaaGAGGATATTTATGGAAAAAGGGAAGGTAGCAGGAACATCCTTGCAACCCGGGTAGtagcaaatttttttcttaagtATGGTTCCTACTTCCTAGCAACAGCAACCTTGGAGTTTCTGGTAGCAGCACTTACGAATTGAAATATTAGCTGAGGATGGCCATTGGGCCATTTGGCCCATGGCCCAATTTAAATCGAACTGGGCCATAGGCTTGGCCCAATATGAAAAATCCCCTATGAGATTTGTGAGAATCTAAATAAGAGTAGCTTTGAGGGAAGGAACCTTACCACAAACAGCAGCCGGTAGGGTAAtggatcttcttctttccaccgGCGACGTTAAGAGTTCAAAGCTTATATTACTTTCTGCCCAACAATAGGTTATGTTTGGAatgcaagaaaagaagaaaaaaaaatgagagcaaGACACATAAACtcattgttatttttattttaagtagagGGTTCCCTACACTACCAGGTGAATAAAGGAACCTATTTTGGAATCTAACAAAAGGGGCAAGGGTTTTTATGACATATCATCccctcacatgaacagtgatagTAAAAGGGTgtgtaatttcatttttgagttgGCTTAGTACAAAatcttttctatccatttaaggagaaagttctttgtccgggagtgtggcctatgcaagcactcccataagtctatctttcccctccccatttgcaaagacacctctgcccccttattttgaggaggagagagatagacacctGGGAGTGCTGACATAAGCCACACTCCTgaatagaaaactacttctcaTCCATTTATTGCATTACAAACATAGTTTAAAACTTTCTACCCATATGATTTAACTACGCTCAGACTAATTAATTATTGAACCAGTGCGATTAAGATCTCTCTAAGAAGCTTCACAACTAatacatgaaaaatattttcatcatTAATAAGGATTATGGAGTATGGAGTATGGTCAGTTTCACTACTTTCTATAGTTTAgtatttaaaaggaaaataaagagggTAACATTTTCAtcacaggtttttttttttttttcttcatcaaaGGTTGCCTTGATAAATTTATGTGGTAAATTGAATGGGTCCCAAATTTTGTATACAAAGAGACTCAAACCTAAGATAGGTTCACATATAAAATTTTAGCTCAAACAAAGTTTTTTAAAGAGTAAAATAGAGGTTTGAAAATTTAGGATTATCGAAGAGTGCAGAGTAGTAGTGATCGAAGTCTTATAAGAGTGAATAGGCATACATGAAAAAGGCATGCCAATACATTcaaaactatttaattaaattattattattatttttttgggtagaaaaatttaaaaattttcctcATGACTATTCATGCCATGTACATGGAAAGACGTGCTGGTTCAATGAATTTTTCCCCAAATAGAAAAAGGCCCACCCTTCGTATGGTTTTGGAAAGAGTTTAGTACTAATAAGTAACATGGAAAAGTAATTTCCTGGTCAGGGTTGAAATGCCCTATGGAGTAAGGCTGTCCAATACAAATAAGGGGAAGTGTTCTCTCTCTGTGAGCACGGTTCTTGTGCGCACAAGGGTCAATGGGAAAGCACATAAGGGCATCAAGTGGGGCGTTATTGGTGCATTTCATGGGAGATAGGGTGGGGCAAGGCGGTTATTACgtcccccatgtgtctgggcatagagCACAAACTCTTGGACATAGTTCTTTTTCGTTAAATAAAAAGGGAGAGATGATTATCTGAGAAAGCAAGGTACtctcaatatattatatatattttcacaTAAACATTGTTTATTCATTTAGtaatagagagaaaaaaaaattaaaaaataagatatgaaGAGGCACGGTGTATGCCTTACGCCTTAGACTCTGAGAACCTTTTTccaaataaaaagtaaaaaagattaATATCTACGTTTGAACTTCCCACACGATTAATTATATGAGAAAATGGAGGAATTGACAACAAAGAATCCAGATTATCTTCTTAATCTctatttgttcttaattttttttatgggaaaagattACCCACAACAAGAGTGGACAAGAATTTACATGCCACACCAATGGTGGTGTGAAGAATGGTATCATTCAAATGCCATTCACATAGTTCAATTAGTATTGGAAATGCTAAAAAATCCCATGTGATAGAGAAATCGTACCTTGACgtgatttgaatttttatttttttttcttacttatTAAAGATAAGTGGATTAAAATAACAATTCTACTAACGTGGACCCCCAATGTGGTACCAAAGTCTCCAAAAAGGCATGAACCTTAGAGAAGGTAAGAGatatgaaaaatagaaaataaaaaatttagagTGCACCAAGTCCTTTGATTTGAAAACGAATCATTTATAATGGGTTCGTTGAATTTTGTGGCACTATGGGTTCATTATACAGTTATTCCTACagtagttaccaaaaaaaattcccccACAAACCATACACCAATCTCAAAAAAGAATTCCCCCTAATAAAATTGTTGTGTTTTCTtcggtgaaaaaaaaaaacattaaactGGTTCATTTTCACATGAGCTACATTGCTTAATCAATTCATTTGATGTAATTGGGGGTAAAGGCTGGGCATGTCAGCATTGTCTCCAACCTGAGTTTATCTTTCTTCCACCTCCTATGAAAATAAATCCCACAATCTCTCCTTCCCATTGGGCACAGCCGTTAGCTCCAAGAAAGCTAGCGGCGTatccaaccctctcccttaatttGATTTTAGATCAATTAATGGCTCTAAGCCTGCAATGGTCACATTTtcactttgagagagagagagagagagagagagagagagagctaattTGATATTTCTCTTAaacaaataaaggaaaaatatcGTAATAGGGCTTGTACTAGACTTTCAACTAACGGATTAGGCTAGGGTTAGAATTTCCAGGCCCAAGATGGGGTTAGGCCAGGCCTGAGGCAAGACCTTAGGTTGAGTTTGGCCCGGCTCACCGTACCCCTTATTAAAAATTGTATGCTTCTCCGGTACATATGTGAAAGATAGGATTTTATTGTCATTAAAAGGAAAACTATTTTATACTAAAACGACAAAAAGTAAAGACAAATTTTCATCAATTTtgattacaataagattttcttGATTAATATATTAAATAAGGGAGAGAACGCTACTTGATCGCATGCACCTTGCGCCAACACAGAGACCAATGGAGTGCATGCCAAAGCATCCAATATTATATGGGGGCAGGGTGgccacccatgtgtctgggcgtagggggCACGACCAAAgtagccttctttttcccattaaatatatataaatatttaggTTCAAATTTCTTTCTAATAATTTTCATGtaataaataacataaaaatgataaaaacaaagGCCAAAGCCCGATTGAAGCATAGGGACCCTGTGCTGGGCTTGGGCTTTCAAAAACTcggctcagcccagcccagcccagcccggcGCTGTTGCACCCTTATGGTTTCTTACCACCATGATGGAAATATGGACTAGCGGAAGAGAGTGAGGCCAACAACTTCCCGTTCTAACTTTCAACCATGATTTAAAAATTCAGAATCAGGGTCGGCATCAGTCTTGGTCGATTCTAATTCAGATTGGATCAAAACGGCCGGAATCGAGAGGATTCGGCTCCAAATTTGCCCTAATATTAACCTTAGATTTTGGATAAAAATCAGCTGAACCGGATCGACAGAAtccaaattttgaaaccatagttacAAAACTCCAGTTCTAGTAATCCAACTTCTAACCCAGGCCTGAATTAATGAATTCCATTTTAGTTAGTATGTACTATGTAGTTTGGGTATAATAGTAAACAAAGGAAGATGGTAGGTAGGTATACATGGGGGGGAATAAGATAATAGGGTTGAACACTACTTGACACTTACAGGGCTGGACTGGACCAGTGGAGCCGAGGGGTTTGAACgttgaaatttcaaatttgaagcttgaagcttgaagcttgacttttgatggatggatggatggatggatctTTCGCAACTAACAAATACTAATAAAGATAGAGCAGCCGGTGGAGATTGACTCCCCCAATTCCTGACCGactatatatattttctcatctGTTCTACTCACACTAACAATGGTCGGGCCCGGTTGGTCTCAGTTAGGCTTCACATTGTTGTTAATTGTGCAATTAATCAGACATTCAAAACCTCGTAAGCCAAGTATAGACACGTTTCTATTTGATCAGTTAGTTATTAACGCATAATCGAGATGCAAACGGATAATGCAAATACAAACAAACTATAAGCAAGTTCATTGGGTTATATACAAAATGATAATGGTGGCAGTTGATCTCAGTCAGGCTACAACCAAACATCGAGAACTATTCATCCATAATCAGTATAGACTCTTAGACCCATCATCTAACTATTTACTAACCAATTGTGATCTACTATCGAACATTAACAGATCAGTTATGGTCAGACTCATCAGTGTGAACTAGCATTTGACACCCATACAACGAAGGACCAAATGGTAAACAAACAATGAGTTTTGATTCGAGTACATGTACGCTTAGTGCCAAACACATGTCTCATCCACAACCATTTATATAtggtgaaataaaataaaataaatatttgataGTAAAAAAGAAATATGTCCTATGTTGAACATCTATGGTGGCTTGATAGtccattaaaaaaagggaaggttCTGCAACAAGATTGTATAGTGGTATGCTACatctttttttattgatttattttttggggggttaaatcattgattttatttctgtaaaataattaatataataattttttttaaaaataagataaaattgaATGTGAAGAGATGATTTTTTCGTATGGACTGGTGCGGTTTTTTAGTGTCTCTCACAAGAAGAGGGTGGACTCCACTCGAGCAGAGTGTTCGATCAAGAATCCCAAATAGATTCCAATTCCTTCTTGTAAGACGCACTAGGAAACCGCACTGATCAGAAAACCATAAATGATAACGATTCGTGAAGAGGCGTAATGTATCCTTAGGCTCAAGagcctttaaaaaaaaaaaaggataattaACGTAAAGCCCCTCCGCGCTATCTTAACTTCCAAAAGGAGCGGAATGCGTCTTACGCACTCCGCGTATTGTAGAAGCAAACCCTCATCATCACCTCCTTTCCTTGCCCACTCTCATAGGAAAATACCATTAATAAATTCAGGGTAAAAGTAGGACACTTTTTTCTATATTCTCGGCAATTCTACGTACTATTTAAtgcaatataatttttttttgctaaactATTTAATGCAATATTGAATAGTAAGTCACTATGTTCTACAAAtctagaaaattttttttttctctctttttatagTAATTTTCCCAAACTAAAATTCCTCATACAGTCATGCTcccaaaaaaagcaaaaaaaacaaaaagcaatcATATCCTATTGGCATGATCCTTGCCACGTATGCACCCTCCAAACTCATTAACCCCGTCAAAACTAACGTCCTACCCGGGAAAACGAACAGTCTCACTCTCCCCCGAGTCCCTGACCGACTCCTGACGTGTATTATTCCGCTAAAACAACCCCCCGCGGCcccacccatctctctctcctccacgcCACCACACCACCAaaatgaagatttgaagaagatctctctttctatctttcttGCTGTCTCTTCAGACTTCAGAGTTGAGTCTTGAATCGACTTCTCTCTCAGAAACCCTTTAccttgaaaagaaaagaaacgaaaagaaggagcaaaaagaaaaaggaaaaaagaggtAATTTCTTGTTTCATTTTTCATTCGTTGGGTCACATCAGTTTCAggtttaatttgttttattaggaatgaGGCACAGTGTGCGCCTGCCTGGCTTCCCTATCACGATCTTTCTCAACTGAATGTTCTAAATCGGACTGAACGTATTCCACTATCAGCTTTTGGAAAGAAACCCTAGGCTTCTTAGTTTCCTCTACACTAACGGGCGATTCAGTTGTTATAGTACTGCTTCTCTCGCCTTGAAAGGGGACTTGGCGCTCATTCTTCCTAATCTTATCTTTAAGGGTTTCAATTGCAATTCCAACTTCGCTTCATGCATCTTTGGAAAGGAGCAGTTCTAGTTAATTTCATCTGGGTATGtctctttatttctcttctattcttcctctcagccgTTTCTGATTCGTTATATCTATACTCACTATTGGATTGAAAATGTaatgtttctgttttttggtGTATTGAAATTGAAGCAAGAAGATAACTTCAATTTCGAAagttttgattttca harbors:
- the LOC122657915 gene encoding protein CASPARIAN STRIP INTEGRITY FACTOR 1-like, with product MGLLIVLKKISLLFLLISASLLSTSFAGRQWTSMDNPAVETTNKETTRKSLNRDDEAILTEVHERLLGVNAKDYGTYNPSPTFVKPPFKLIPN